In the Gammaproteobacteria bacterium genome, GCAAGAACCAGCGGAAGGGTGTTACCGGGAACCGTGCCTTCGGGCAGTACGCCCTCGAGTATGGCGGCAAGCGCCATCAGCCCTACGACTACTCTATTACCCATTTTGATCCTCCCAAGTTTCAGGTTGAAATTATGAGTTTTCCAGTTCCAGGAACCTTGTAACTCATCCCCATGGCGGAGAAAGATTCAACGCTCCCCTCTTTTAGCACGGATTGGCGCCGGAAGCAAACGCACGGTCCCGGTCGCGCCGGGAAGCGATGCGGGACAAAAAAGACTATTGCCGCAACTGACCCAGGAAGGTCTTCAGGCGTTCGGTTTCGGGATTTTCGAAGAACTGTTCGGGGCGCGAGTCCTCGAGGATCTCCCCGCCGTCCATGAACACCACGCGGTCCGCCACCTGGCGGGCGAAGCCCATTTCATGGCTCACGCAAAGCATGGTCATGCCCTGGCGGGCGAGTTCCACCATCACTTCCAGGACTTCCTGTACCATCTCCGGATCCAGGGCCGAGGTCGGCTCGTCAAACAGCATGATCTCGGGTTGCATGCACAGCGCCCTGGCAATCGCGACGCGCTGCTGCTGGCCTCCGGAGAGCTGGGCGGGATACTTGTCTTCCTGGCCTTCCAGGCCCATGCGCCGAAGCAAGCCGGCGGCGCGTTCCTCGGCGGCCTCGCGCTTCATTTTGCGGACCTTGACCGGCGCAAGACAAAGATTGTCCATGACCGAAAGGTGAGGGAAGAGGTTGAACTGCTGAAAGACCATGCCGACTTTCAGGCGAACCCGGCTGCGCGCGGCGTCGGAGTCCAGCGCGATGCCGGCCACTTCCATCACGCCCTCCTGGTACTCCTCAAGGCCGTTCATGCACCGGATCAGCGTGGACTTGCCTGATCCCGACGGACCGCAAATCACGATTTTCTCGCCAGCCCGGACCTCGAGATCAATCCCGTTGAGAGCCCGGAATTCGCCGTACCACTTGCTGACCTCCCGGGC is a window encoding:
- a CDS encoding amino acid ABC transporter ATP-binding protein, which translates into the protein MSTQPTAAAAVRAREVSKWYGEFRALNGIDLEVRAGEKIVICGPSGSGKSTLIRCMNGLEEYQEGVMEVAGIALDSDAARSRVRLKVGMVFQQFNLFPHLSVMDNLCLAPVKVRKMKREAAEERAAGLLRRMGLEGQEDKYPAQLSGGQQQRVAIARALCMQPEIMLFDEPTSALDPEMVQEVLEVMVELARQGMTMLCVSHEMGFARQVADRVVFMDGGEILEDSRPEQFFENPETERLKTFLGQLRQ